GGTTCGGGAAAATCAGTTGCCTTGCGTCTGCTGGAAGATACCGGCTATCTCTGCATAGACAACCTGCCTCCCCGATTTCTGGCCGAATTTGTTCAGCGTTCTGCTGAACAGGGGCTGGAGCGACTGGCCGTCGCTATTGACGTGCGCGGCGCCGGTGATCTGGACATCCTGCCCGGAGTCATCAGCAAGCTGAACGAAGAAGGCTATGCCCTGCGCGTACTGTTTCTCAATGCCAGCGATCACACTCTGATGCAGCGTTACTCGGAATCGCGTCGCCGTCACCCGCTGACAGACCGCCTCCGTCAGGACGGCCGCTCCCCCTCGCTGCAGGAATGCATCGAAGCAGAGCGGGAAATGACCGCTCCTTTGCGCGAACTGGGCCACATTATCGACACCACGGACCTGACACCCGGCCAGCTGCGCGCCTGGATTCGCGATCTGGTGCAGGCCGATCGGGCCAGCGTGGTGCTGACCTTTGAGTCCTTTGCCTACAAACGTGGCGTGCCCGGCGATGCCGATCTGGTATTTGACGTGCGCTGTCTACCCAACCCGCACTACGACCCCGAACTGCGTCCCATGACAGGCCGGGACGAGCCAGTGGCCAAATGGCTGGCCCAGTTCGGCTCCGTGGAAACCATGATCGATGACATCGCGGGTTTCGTGCGGCGCTGGCTACCTTTATATATGCAGGACACTCGCAATTATCTGACTGTAGCCATTGGTTGCACGGGCGGTCAGCATCGCTCTGTCTATGTAGCGGAACAACTGGCACTGCGTTTTGCCGATTATGCGCCCTTGCTGGTACGCCATCGCAACCAACCGCCTATC
This genomic interval from Alcaligenes ammonioxydans contains the following:
- the rapZ gene encoding RNase adapter RapZ; this translates as MLKVVLITGISGSGKSVALRLLEDTGYLCIDNLPPRFLAEFVQRSAEQGLERLAVAIDVRGAGDLDILPGVISKLNEEGYALRVLFLNASDHTLMQRYSESRRRHPLTDRLRQDGRSPSLQECIEAEREMTAPLRELGHIIDTTDLTPGQLRAWIRDLVQADRASVVLTFESFAYKRGVPGDADLVFDVRCLPNPHYDPELRPMTGRDEPVAKWLAQFGSVETMIDDIAGFVRRWLPLYMQDTRNYLTVAIGCTGGQHRSVYVAEQLALRFADYAPLLVRHRNQPPINPVP